Part of the Flavobacterium okayamense genome, GGATAGTTAATGGTGATGATTTCCAAATTGTATTTTCAGACACTCCTGGAATTATAAAACCAGCGTATCAATTGCAAAGTTCTATGATGGATTTTGTAAAAAATGCTTTTGAAGATGCTGATGTTTTAATCTATATGGTTGAGATAGGCGAGAAGGAATTGAAAGATGAAGCTTTCTTCAAAAGAATTATTCACTCTAACATTCCAGTTTTATTATTGTTGAATAAAATTGATAAATCGAACCAAGAACAGTTAGAAGAACAAATCAACCTTTGGAAAGAAAAAGTGCCAAATGCTGAAATTATTCCTATTTCGGCTTTAGAAAATTTTAATGTGCAAACCGTTTTCGACAGAATTATTGCATTATTGCCAGAATCAGAACCTTTTTATCCAAAGGACGCTTTAACGGATAAACCTGAACGTTTTTTTGTTAACGAAATCATTCGTGAGAAAATTTTATTAAATTACGATAAGGAAATTCCATATGCAGTAGAAATTGAAACGGAAGAGTTTAAAGAAGAAGACGATATTATTCGCATTCGAGCCGTAATTATGGTAGAACGCGACACACAAAAAGGAATTATTATTGGTCACAAAGGTACTGCTATTAAAAAAGTAGGCATGCAAGCACGCGAAGATTTAGAAAAATTCTTTGGCAAAAAAATCTTTATCGAAACCTATGTAAAAGTCAATAAAGATTGGAGAAGTAACGATCGTCAGTTAAGACGTTTCGGGTATAATCAGAAATAGGGTTCAGTTTACAGTCGCAGTATTCAGTTATTTTGTCACTTCGAGCGGAGTCGAGAAGTCTAATAATCAAATTTTAATTGAATAGTAAATTCATATCACTAATATGCTGAAAACTACATCCAGTATTCATAATTATTGTTGTTGAATTTTGTAATACAAAATCTTCACTAAATACAATTGGAATTAAAAAATCATTTATTTTTAAAAATCTATTTGACTTTTTTGCAATTTGATTAATTTTAGAATCATCATAATCTCTAAAACATAAATGTAATTTTTCATCATCAGAAATATCTATAGAAACTACTAATTTATCTAAATCTAAACTCGAAATCCCATTTTGAATATCTATTTTAGTATTTTCAGGAACTTCGTAAATTATCTTATTTTCATTTGAATTAGTACAACTCAAAATAAATAAAATACTAATTAAAAGAGTAATTATTTTTGCTTGTTTTTTATAAATATTTATCATATCAATTTTATTGATCTAATCTAATATCCTATCCATCACTTCCTCTAATTCTTTCATTTGCGGAATTCCTCTTTTACGAATGGTTCTTGCAATGTAATACAGTGCAATCCACAAACCAATCATTAAAGTCATAATAACAATCTCAAATCCAAAATTTTCTTTTAAAGTCCATTTTGAATAGGCAATCATTCCAAAAATGATAAAAATTCCAGCTACTATAAAATGTAAAAACATAAACATTGTCCACAAAACCGGATCTGGACCATATAAACCATTTACTGAAGTGTTTCCATCTTCCATTTTTTCTAGTTCAACGTGTAAATGAGGTGAGTGTTTTTCTCTTCGGCGAACACCAATGTTAATCCAAACATGATTATCAACCGATTTAATATGAAAATCCGGAGCCAATTCTTCCTTAAGTTGGTTACTCTTTTCAATAATTTCCGCAATAGTTCTAGGAGTCGTTTTATAAAAACGTAAACGCAAATTCAGTTCCTTTTCCGGTTCCATAGTAAAAGATTTACTACTAAAATAGTAATTTTTTTTAATCATGGGCATTCCCCAAACGAAAAGTGAAACTTTTGTCTGGGTCACGCTTTCGCCTGTACGAGGTACTTGGCTCAATCGTTAATGCGAATTTTTCGTCAGTTCGAGTATCAAACTACTTAGTTTGATGTATCGAGAACAAGAAAATAAAAAAGAGATTCTTTCGCTTCGCTCAGAATGACAATAAAACAAGCAAATCAACAAGTAAAAGCATTAACAAATTCACAAATTAATGCATAAACAACTCCACAACTTAATGAATCTTCAAATTCTAAAATCTAAATTCTAAAATCTAACTTCATAATTGTATCTTTGCAAACTCAAAATTATTGAAATGAACAATATTGTAGCCATTGTAGGAAGACCAAATGTAGGAAAATCTACTTTTTTTAACCGTTTAATTCAACGTCGTGATGCCATTGTAGACTCAGTGAGCGGAGTTACGCGTGATAGAAATTACGGAAAAAGTGAGTGGAACGGAAAATCCTTTTCAGTAATTGATACAGGTGGATATATTAAAGGTTCTGAAGATATTTTTGAAGCTGAAATCCGTCGCCAAGTTGAATTAGCAATCGACGAAGCCGATGCTATTTTGTTTGTAGTAGATGTAGAAGAGGGGATTACACCAATGGATGACGAAGTGGCAAAATTATTGCGTAAAGTAGAAAAACCAGTTTTATTGGTTATCAATAAAGTAGATAATGCGATGCGTGCTGCTGATGCTGTTGAGTTTTATTCGTTAGGTTTAGGCGAATATTTCACAATTTCGGGTATGAACGGAAGTGGAACAGGTGAGTTGTTAGACAAGCTAGTTGAGGTGCTGCCAGAATTACCAGAAGTAGAAGAAGAAAATCCATTACCGAAATTTACTGTTGTTGGTCGTCCAAATGCTGGAAAATCATCATTCATCAACGCATTAATTGGTGAAGATCGTTTTGTGGTTACTGATATTGCAGGAACAACACGTGATGCTATTGATACAACTTATAACCGTTTCGGATTTGAATTCAAATTAGTCGATACTGCCGGAATTCGTAGAAAAGCAAAAGTTAAAGAAGATTTAGAATTTTATTCAGTAATGCGTTCAGTGCGTGCCATTGAGCATTCTGATGTTTGTATTCTAATGATTGACGCTACTCGCGGATTTGAAAGTCAAGATCAAAATATCTTTTGGTTAGCGCAAAAAAATAGAAAAGGAGTGGTTATCTTAGTTAACAAATGGGATTTGATTGAGAAAGATACCATGACATCGAAACAATACGAAGCCATTATTCGTAAAGAAATTGAACCGTTTACTGATGTGCCTATTTTATTTGTTTCTGCTTTAACTAAACAGCGTTTATTAAAAGCCTTAGAAGCAGCTGTAAAAGTGTATGAAAATAGAAGTCAGCGTATTGCTACGTCTAAGTTCAACGAAATGATGTTGCCAATTATTGAGCATACGCCACCACCAGCAATTAAAGGAAAGTATATTAAAATTAAATATTGTATGCAATTGCCAACACCAACGCCTCAGTTTGTGTTTTTTGCTAATTTACCGCAATACGTTAAAGAACCATACAAACGCTTTATTGAAAATAAATTGAGAGAGAATTACGATTTTTCTGGAGTTCCTATCGATATTTATTTCCGTCAGAAGTAAATGTTAAATAAATGTAAGAATTTTTCTATTTCAATAATAAATTGAGTAATTCGCAGTTTTATAAATCTTAAAGACCTAGTTTATTAAGTTCAAAATGCGAAAATTACTTTCATTACTATTGGTTATCGTTTCTTCAATAGCCATCAGCCAAAACAAAATTTCAATATCTGGAAAAATTCTTGAAAAAGGACCTAACGTTCCTTTAGAATCAGCAACTATTTATTTTGCTAAAGTTTCAGATTCCACTGTTGTAGATTATACTATATCAAGTTCTAATGGTGATTTTAAATTTGATATTCCAGCTATAAAGTATCCTGTAGAATTAAAAATTTCTTATGCAGGTTTTAAAGAATACAAAAAACGCTTCAATGAATTACAAGAAACTACTAATCTAGGAACTATTCTTTTAGAGGAGAATGTCGCTTCTTTAAATGAAGTTATAGTTAAGGGTGAAGCACCGCCCATTACAATTAAGAGCGATACCTTAGAATTTAATGCATCATCTTTCAAAGTAAGACCAGATGCTAATGTTGAAGCTTTATTGAAACAATTACCAGGTGTAGAAATCGATGAAGATGGAAAAATTACAGTTAATGGTAAAGAGGTAAATCAGGTTTTGGTAAATGGTAAACCTTTCTTTGATAAAGACGGAAAAATTGCTTTACAAAATTTGCCATCCGATATTATAAATAAAGTTCAAGTTTCTGATACAAAAACAAAAAAAGAAGAGCAGACTGGTGCAGCGGCATCTTCCAACAATGCAAGTATTAACTTAACTATAGACGAAGATAAGAACAAAGGTTTGTTTGGAAAAGCAATGGCAGGTTATGGTTCAGATGATCGTTATGAATCAAGTTTGCTACTAAATTATTTTAAAAACAAAAGAAAGTTTAGTGTTTTAGCATCTTCAAATAATATCAATTCTACCGGATTTTCAATGGATGAAATTTTTGATAATATGGGCGGTGGAAGAAGTAGAAGTATATGGGTAGGAGATAATGGAGCTTTTGGGATTAATGGAAGGAGTTTTGGCGGAAACAATGGTATTACACAAACTAATTTAATGGGATTGAATTATTCTGATGAATGGGTAAAAGATTCAGAGCAATCAATGAGTTATTTTTTATCAAATTCATCTACCGAAAATACGAACAGAAGAGATCAAACGAGTTTTCTACCTGATGGAGATTTTAGAACGATTTCTCAAGCAATTACTAAAAATGATAACACCGTACATGATTTTTCTACTGATTTTGAGTTTAAAATTGATTCTACAACAACAATAAACTTTTCACCAAGCTTTAATAGTGTAAAGACAATTTTTAAAAATAATTCAAGCCAATTGTCGTATGATGAAAACGAAGATTTGTTAAACGAGAATACTTCAGATGATTACACTGAAAACATATCAAATTCTTTCAAGAATAATTTAACTGTAACGAAGCGATTCAAAAGAAATTCTCACTTTCTAAGTTTTGAATTTAATAATCAAAATTCAAAAAATACAGATGATGATTTTACAAATTCTTCAACCATTTTTTATCAAAGTGGTGATCCAGATGATATTCGTAATCAATACAACAATACAAAAAATAAAACGAATAGGTATGATGCTGAGTTATCATTTTCAAAACCAATAACTGATTCTATGCAAATCGTATTGAGTGCCTATTATGAATTCGAAAATTTTGATAAGTCTAGATTGTCATTAGATTATGATGATTTAGCAAATGATTACACTATTGTAAATGATAATTTGACGAACCATTTTGAGTCTTTACAAAAAACTTTTAATCCTAAAGCGGGTATTAATGTGTTTAAGAAAAAATATAATTTTAATGCAACTTTAGGTACATCAGTAATAAGTTTTAATGGTTCAGCAGATTATTTAGGAGTTAATACTAATGTTAAAAAGAATTATATTTTGCCATCTGCAAGAATGTATGCTAATTATAAATTCTCAAAGACTCAAAACATTTGGGTTAGCTATAGTTTTAATAATAATTTGCCGACAGTTAATCAAATTATACCAATTGAAGATTTAGCAAATCCATTAAATACTTTTATCGGTAATAAAGATTTGGGTTTAAATAAGTATCACGAAGGTTATTTCTCTTTTAGAGATTATGATTATAGTACGCGTTCTGGGTATGGATTTTATTCAGGAGGTAGTATCTATGAACAACAAGTGATTTCTGCTGTTTCATTTGATGAAAACAGAAAAAGAACAACTACCTATGAAAATACTTCAGGAACCTATAACGGTTGGGCAGGGTTTTATTACAATAAAACCTTTAAAAAAGATGAGCATAAATTAAGACTTTCATTACGCTTTAATAGTGATTTTAGTAAGTCTAAAGGTATAACTGACGATATTGAATATGAAGCAAATCGTTTACAGTTTTCACCTAGAATTAGCTTAAATTATGATTACGGTGAATTGTTTAACATTAATCCTTCTTATCGTGTTAATTTGAATACAACAAACTACAAGAATTATATAATAGATAATGCTAAAAACACGGTTCATAGATTTAATATACAAACAACGAATTATTGGCCTAAAAATTGGGTTTTTGGAAATGATTTCGGGTATACTTATAATTCAAATATATCTGATGGATTTAAAAAAGATTTTTATTTATGGAACACTAGTTTGTCTTATAGTTTTTTCGACAAGATGTTTACAGCAAAAATTAAAGTCTATGATATCTTAAATCAAAATCAAAGTAATACAAGAAACATTACTGCTACGACAATTATTGATGAAGAAAATATAGTTTTAAAACGATATGTAATGTTTTCTTTAACTTATAAATTAACTAAGTTTGGAGGAAAAGAAACTAAAAGAAATAGGTTTTGGTTAGATTAAAAAAAAGCTCGAGTTTAACTCGAGCTTTTTTTAAATTATTTTTTTGGTCTTTATTTTTTTGAAAAAACTTTCTTTATAACCGTTACTAAAAGCACAGTTATAAAACCCATAACTAAACCAATTATTGCATCTTTTAGTGTAGGATTTAAGGTTGTAAATAAATGATGGAAATAATCAATATTATGAGTAAAAATTCCACCAGCAACTAGTATTAATGCAATTGTTCCTACAAAACTCAAAGTTTTTATAACTATTGGTAAAGCTTTAACAAGCAGGTTACCAAGCGAGAATAAAAAACCTTTATTGTCTGATTTTTTGATTAATTTAAAACCTGTATCATCCATACGGACTATTAGTGCTACAATTCCATACACACCTACTGTTGCTAAAATTGCTACAATTGAAACGGTAATTATTTGTATGCTTAAGCTTTTATCTAAAACAGTTCCTAAAGCAATAATTACAATTTCAATTGATAAAATAAAGTCTGTAGTAACTGCTGATTTTATTTTTGCTTTTTCATCATTAAAATTATTAGAAGTATTTTCAATAATCACTTCCTCTACTTTTTTTACTTTCTGAAAGATAAATTCTATAATTTTTTCGACACCTTCGTAAGCTAAGAATGCACCTCCAAAAAGCAAAATAATTTTTATAACTATTGGTAGATAAAAATTTAATAATAAGGCTAAAGGAATTATAATAAGTTTGTTTAAAAAAGAACTTTTTGTAATTTTCCAAAGCACGGGTAATTCCCTTGAAGCTAAAAATCCTGTTGCTTTTTCTGCATTTACAGCTAAATCATCACCTAAAATTCCTGCTGTTTTTTCTGTAGCCATTTTACTTGCAGAGGCTACATCGTCCATCAATGCAGAAATATCATCTAATACGGCAAAAAAACCTGAAGCCATTTTTTTATGAAAATATATAATTGATTAATAAAAATTACCAGCTACCGCCAGCGCCACCACCAGAGAATCCGCCACCACCGAAGCCACCGCCAAATCCGCCGCCAAAACTACCACCTCCAGAAGAACCGAATCCGCCTGAACGACCGAGACTACTTAGAATAATAATATCAGCTAAATCAGGGCCTCTAAAGCTACCTGGTCCAGAGCCGCCGTTTCTATTGTTTTTATTTCTAGATGCTAATATTAAAATAAGAATAAAAATTCCGAAAAATATTACGATGGGTAAAATTCCTCCATCATTATTGCTTTTTCTAGCGCCTTTGTATTTTCCTTGTAATACCTCAAAGATAGCATCGCTACCTTTATCTAAACCATTGTAATAGCTACCTGCTTTAAATTCAGGAATAATAACATTTCGAACTAATTCTCCTGTAATTCCAGCAGTCAATCTGTCTTCAACACCATAACCCGGTGAGATCCAAATTTCTCTATCGTTTTTGGCTAATAAAATCAAGACCCCATTATCCTCTTCCGCTTGACCAATTCCCCATTCATGAGCCCATTTTGGAGTTAAAATTCCAATATCTTCACCTTTTAAATCATTGATGGAAATAAAAACTATCTGGGTAGAAGTGCTATCAGAGTAATTAATAAGTTTTTGTTCGAGCTGAAATTTTTCCGACGAACTTAAAACTTCCGCATAATCATAAACTGAAGTTTGGAAACTTGGCTTTTTTGGAATGTCATATTGTGCCCATCCAAGATTTTGCATTAGTATTATGATTGCAAATAATAGAACGTGCACTATTTTTAAGATAAGTTTTGTCATTATCCTTTTGAAATTTCGTTAGGAAGTTCGTTTGCATCATCAGATTGGTATGGGAAATATTTTTTTAATTGTTTCCCAGCTCTTAAAACACCTTCAACCAACCCTTTTTTGTAGTTTCCTTCTTTAAAATTTGCAATAATTACATCTTTAGTACAATCCCAAAAGTCATTTTCAACAACTTTGTTTATGCCTTCATCACCTATTATTGCTAAGTGTTTGTCGCTTACTCCAACATAAATTAACACCCCATTTCTTGCTTTGGTACTTTGCATGTTAAGTTCGATGAATACCTCTTGTGCACGCACAAGAGGATCTTTGTTGGAATGTTCTTCTAAATGCACACGAATTTCGCCCGAAGTGTTTTTTTCGGCTTCCACAATAGCTTGAACAATTTCTTGTTCTTCTTCTTTTGTAAGAAAGTCTTCAGTTTGTGACATTATTCTGCAGCTTCTTTTTCTTTATTACCAAAGTCAAATTCAACTTCAACAGGTTTTTCCGCTCCTTTTTCCGCTTCAAAGTAAGGCTTCTCTTTGTATTCTGCTAAGAACCAATTGTTCGGAATTCTAAGAATATAATTGTTGTAGATTTCTACTTTTTCATTAAAACGAGTACGAGCAGTTAAAATTTGATTTTCAGTACTAGCAAGTTCATCTTGTAATTTTAAGAAATTTTGATTCGCTTTTAGGTCAGGATAACGCTCAACAGAAACTAATAATCTAGATAAGGCACTGTTTAAACCACCCTGTGCTTGTTGAAATTGTTGCAATTGATCTGGTGTAATATTTGTTGGGTCAATTGTAACCGATGTCGCTTTAGCTCTTGCATTGATTACAGCCTCTAGAGTAGATTTTTCAAAATCTGCAGCACCTTGAACTGTTTTTACTAAATTACCAATAAGGTCATTTCTTCTTTGATATGCTGTTTCAACATTACCCCATTCTTTAGATACAGCTTGGCTTACTCCTAAAGCTCCGTTTTTAATGTTTATATACCAAAAACCAGCTAAGGCAATAAATCCTAAAATAATTAATAATGGTGCAAATTTTCTCATAGTTATAAATTTAAAGTTGTTTTTTTAATTCAGTTAATTGTGATTTAATTAATTCTAATTTTTGTACGATTTCAAATTTGTCTAAAGTTTTCTTTTGATTTTCTTTAAGGTGTGTTTTGGCGCCATCAAGTGTAAAACCTCTTTCTTTAACTAAATGAAATATTAGTTTTAAGTTTTTTACATCTTCAGGTGTAAACTTTCGATTACCCTTTGCATTTTTTTTAGGTTTTAAGATTTCAAATTCCTTTTCCCAAAAACGAATTAATGAAGCGTTTACTCCAAATGCTTTCGAAATTTCGCCTATACTATAATAAAGTTTGCCTTCTGGTAAATCGATGTGCATTAGTCTAAAGATTGATTTTCTTGTGTTGCTAATTGTGAAATGGCTACATATTCCTCTGCCGAAATACTTCCGTAATAAAAATTAATCGGATTTATTTTTTCACCATTTTTAATCACTTCATAATGTAAATGTGGTGCTTCGCTTCGGCCTGTACTTCCTACATATCCAATTATGTCTCCTCGTTTAACTTTTTGACCTTTTCTACAATTGTATTTACTTAGATGAGCATATAAAGTTACATAGCCATATCCGTGATTAATCTCGATATGATTTCCATAACCCGAAAGTGAATTGTCAGCTTTTAAAACAACGCCATCACCAGTCGCATATATTGGAGTTCCTGTTGGCGATGTAAAATCCATTCCGTAATGGAATTTTCTAATTTTTGTAAACGGGTCACTTCTATAGCCATAACCAGAAGCCATACGTTTTAAATCTTCATTTTTAACGGGTTGAATTGCTGGAATTGCCGCTAATAGTTTCTCTTTTTGCTTGCCTAGTTTGACAATTTCATTCATCGATTCCGACTGAATAGCTAATTCTTTCATTAAACGATCCACTTTTTTGGACGTGTTAATTACTAATTCAGAATTATTGAAACCTTCCAAATCTTTGTATCGATTCACACCACCAAAACCTGCTTTGCGTTCTTCATCACTAATAGGTTTGGTGTTAAAGTAAACTCTATATATATTATTGTCACGTTCTTCAATTGCCGAAAGTGCCTCTTCCATTACATCAACTTTCTTATTTAAAAGTTTGTAGTTGATTTTCATGTTTTCGAGCTCACTTGTCAAGATTTTGTCCTTGGGAGTTTCAAAATAAGGAGTGTTAATCAACAAAATCAGACATAGAAATCCGAAAAGAGCCGATGAAAGTAAAAAAAGTAAAATATAAGCAAACTTTTTACGACGCTTTGTTTCGATTTTTTTATACGCTAAATT contains:
- a CDS encoding TPM domain-containing protein yields the protein MTKLILKIVHVLLFAIIILMQNLGWAQYDIPKKPSFQTSVYDYAEVLSSSEKFQLEQKLINYSDSTSTQIVFISINDLKGEDIGILTPKWAHEWGIGQAEEDNGVLILLAKNDREIWISPGYGVEDRLTAGITGELVRNVIIPEFKAGSYYNGLDKGSDAIFEVLQGKYKGARKSNNDGGILPIVIFFGIFILILILASRNKNNRNGGSGPGSFRGPDLADIIILSSLGRSGGFGSSGGGSFGGGFGGGFGGGGFSGGGAGGSW
- a CDS encoding TPM domain-containing protein, producing MSQTEDFLTKEEEQEIVQAIVEAEKNTSGEIRVHLEEHSNKDPLVRAQEVFIELNMQSTKARNGVLIYVGVSDKHLAIIGDEGINKVVENDFWDCTKDVIIANFKEGNYKKGLVEGVLRAGKQLKKYFPYQSDDANELPNEISKG
- a CDS encoding M23 family metallopeptidase produces the protein MSKVKYYYDSENLAYKKIETKRRKKFAYILLFLLSSALFGFLCLILLINTPYFETPKDKILTSELENMKINYKLLNKKVDVMEEALSAIEERDNNIYRVYFNTKPISDEERKAGFGGVNRYKDLEGFNNSELVINTSKKVDRLMKELAIQSESMNEIVKLGKQKEKLLAAIPAIQPVKNEDLKRMASGYGYRSDPFTKIRKFHYGMDFTSPTGTPIYATGDGVVLKADNSLSGYGNHIEINHGYGYVTLYAHLSKYNCRKGQKVKRGDIIGYVGSTGRSEAPHLHYEVIKNGEKINPINFYYGSISAEEYVAISQLATQENQSLD
- a CDS encoding LemA family protein, whose product is MRKFAPLLIILGFIALAGFWYINIKNGALGVSQAVSKEWGNVETAYQRRNDLIGNLVKTVQGAADFEKSTLEAVINARAKATSVTIDPTNITPDQLQQFQQAQGGLNSALSRLLVSVERYPDLKANQNFLKLQDELASTENQILTARTRFNEKVEIYNNYILRIPNNWFLAEYKEKPYFEAEKGAEKPVEVEFDFGNKEKEAAE
- a CDS encoding outer membrane beta-barrel protein, whose translation is MRKLLSLLLVIVSSIAISQNKISISGKILEKGPNVPLESATIYFAKVSDSTVVDYTISSSNGDFKFDIPAIKYPVELKISYAGFKEYKKRFNELQETTNLGTILLEENVASLNEVIVKGEAPPITIKSDTLEFNASSFKVRPDANVEALLKQLPGVEIDEDGKITVNGKEVNQVLVNGKPFFDKDGKIALQNLPSDIINKVQVSDTKTKKEEQTGAAASSNNASINLTIDEDKNKGLFGKAMAGYGSDDRYESSLLLNYFKNKRKFSVLASSNNINSTGFSMDEIFDNMGGGRSRSIWVGDNGAFGINGRSFGGNNGITQTNLMGLNYSDEWVKDSEQSMSYFLSNSSTENTNRRDQTSFLPDGDFRTISQAITKNDNTVHDFSTDFEFKIDSTTTINFSPSFNSVKTIFKNNSSQLSYDENEDLLNENTSDDYTENISNSFKNNLTVTKRFKRNSHFLSFEFNNQNSKNTDDDFTNSSTIFYQSGDPDDIRNQYNNTKNKTNRYDAELSFSKPITDSMQIVLSAYYEFENFDKSRLSLDYDDLANDYTIVNDNLTNHFESLQKTFNPKAGINVFKKKYNFNATLGTSVISFNGSADYLGVNTNVKKNYILPSARMYANYKFSKTQNIWVSYSFNNNLPTVNQIIPIEDLANPLNTFIGNKDLGLNKYHEGYFSFRDYDYSTRSGYGFYSGGSIYEQQVISAVSFDENRKRTTTYENTSGTYNGWAGFYYNKTFKKDEHKLRLSLRFNSDFSKSKGITDDIEYEANRLQFSPRISLNYDYGELFNINPSYRVNLNTTNYKNYIIDNAKNTVHRFNIQTTNYWPKNWVFGNDFGYTYNSNISDGFKKDFYLWNTSLSYSFFDKMFTAKIKVYDILNQNQSNTRNITATTIIDEENIVLKRYVMFSLTYKLTKFGGKETKRNRFWLD
- the era gene encoding GTPase Era, which codes for MMHKAGFVNIIGNPNVGKSTLMNALVGERLSIITSKAQTTRHRILGIVNGDDFQIVFSDTPGIIKPAYQLQSSMMDFVKNAFEDADVLIYMVEIGEKELKDEAFFKRIIHSNIPVLLLLNKIDKSNQEQLEEQINLWKEKVPNAEIIPISALENFNVQTVFDRIIALLPESEPFYPKDALTDKPERFFVNEIIREKILLNYDKEIPYAVEIETEEFKEEDDIIRIRAVIMVERDTQKGIIIGHKGTAIKKVGMQAREDLEKFFGKKIFIETYVKVNKDWRSNDRQLRRFGYNQK
- a CDS encoding DUF808 domain-containing protein — protein: MASGFFAVLDDISALMDDVASASKMATEKTAGILGDDLAVNAEKATGFLASRELPVLWKITKSSFLNKLIIIPLALLLNFYLPIVIKIILLFGGAFLAYEGVEKIIEFIFQKVKKVEEVIIENTSNNFNDEKAKIKSAVTTDFILSIEIVIIALGTVLDKSLSIQIITVSIVAILATVGVYGIVALIVRMDDTGFKLIKKSDNKGFLFSLGNLLVKALPIVIKTLSFVGTIALILVAGGIFTHNIDYFHHLFTTLNPTLKDAIIGLVMGFITVLLVTVIKKVFSKK
- the der gene encoding ribosome biogenesis GTPase Der, which produces MNNIVAIVGRPNVGKSTFFNRLIQRRDAIVDSVSGVTRDRNYGKSEWNGKSFSVIDTGGYIKGSEDIFEAEIRRQVELAIDEADAILFVVDVEEGITPMDDEVAKLLRKVEKPVLLVINKVDNAMRAADAVEFYSLGLGEYFTISGMNGSGTGELLDKLVEVLPELPEVEEENPLPKFTVVGRPNAGKSSFINALIGEDRFVVTDIAGTTRDAIDTTYNRFGFEFKLVDTAGIRRKAKVKEDLEFYSVMRSVRAIEHSDVCILMIDATRGFESQDQNIFWLAQKNRKGVVILVNKWDLIEKDTMTSKQYEAIIRKEIEPFTDVPILFVSALTKQRLLKALEAAVKVYENRSQRIATSKFNEMMLPIIEHTPPPAIKGKYIKIKYCMQLPTPTPQFVFFANLPQYVKEPYKRFIENKLRENYDFSGVPIDIYFRQK
- a CDS encoding MerR family transcriptional regulator yields the protein MHIDLPEGKLYYSIGEISKAFGVNASLIRFWEKEFEILKPKKNAKGNRKFTPEDVKNLKLIFHLVKERGFTLDGAKTHLKENQKKTLDKFEIVQKLELIKSQLTELKKQL